AATTATGTTGTTATATTTCTTATCATTTATCAAGCACCACACTATAACGTTTGGACAAATTTCCTTTTGGCGAGACTGATACCCAATTTGTATGTATGTTCTCAATAAATTTGATAAacgaatatacatatatacatattgcTATTTTTAtagttatatattatatatataactatAAATGTAGCTATATAAACTGTTATAGTTGTAAATGTACATTCTGTTGGTAATTGATGACGCCAAGTGTTAATCCATCACCGTGGACAACATATTGTGAGGCCATCACAATACTTTATCAATTAAATGGAAAAAAGTTGATCCCAAATACATTGGTTAATTCGGCTTTTAGTAATAGGAACACATTCAAAGTCCTGATATGAAGAACGGAACTAAATTTAAGATAGGCCAAAAATAAAAGTTTGAGGCAGATCGATCCCAAGATTTAGTCCTTACAACCTAAATACCATACTTCGCCTCTAGCACGGTCTGCTGAGATATCATACATGAAGATGAGTTGGGCATTCATTTTGCGAAATACAACTCCTCTTTTGTAAAATACTGATAAATGATGTAAATTTGCAGTTTAAAAAACGCATCAGAAGATGGAAAGCAGTGATACGATTGCTCCAGGAACTACCTAATCAAGGTCTGCTTCTTCTATTTCTTCGTCCTCTGGCACCCCACGAAGATAAAGAACATTATTACATCTGCAAATGCAACATACACGAGACACGGTTAATTGTCGCAACAAACAGTGAAAAAGTTGCACACGTTACCATAAGCAGCAAAGCTAAAGTTGCGAAGATAAATAAAAGAGGAATTTTATATCATCACTTCTTATAAGTTCAAACCCCCCGATTTTTTTGGCAAACTCAAACAGACGCCGCTCCCGTACAACCTTAAATCCACAAATCAATGAAAGGAGGGGTTGTTCTGATTTTCAACAATCTGGAGCAAACTTCATCTAGACTAAATATACTTTGTTTCGTAAAGGCTTCacatctttttaaaataaatgaccCACTTCATTTCAATGGTTGGGAAATAAGATTAACAATAAGGAAAATAAATCATGTTTTGTATTTAGCCCCCCATATGTTTGTCCAGCCATTCAGGTGGTGTCACGATTGGTCAACCATTTCAACAATTTCAATTGACAAAAACTCCTGTACATTATGGCCACATTTTATGGAGAGGTCACATTCCAAGTAGAGACattcaaaaattataaaaaagtaTCTTCTAAAGAATGAAAAGCACCAAGAAAAATACAAGTGATTTAACGTGAAATAGGTCTACATCCAATCAGCAATGAATTTTTCAGATTGAAACTTGCAACCATGGTACGATTCTAGTATTTGAACAGGCAAATCAAAATCTTGACATAAATGATTCTATGAACTTAGGACTCTAATTTGAGGATAGCAATAGAATGAGATAATAGCTAGGTAGTTGGAAACTTTAGAAAAACAAAATAGAATTGGCTGGTTCGGTACCTGATTAAAATCTCCCCAAGACTTCCGGTGCATTGCCCATCAATGTATTCTTCAGCATTTGCAAGCTGCCAAAAACAGTATTCATATAAATGACTGACATGAAGCAGCATTGAACTGGTTTTAGCCATTTTAAGAGGAAAGACACCAACTCATTTTCTTGTTTTATTTCAACCGCAAACTTGACCATTTTTACCCTATCACTTGTAATATTTCAAAGTTCTTATACTCCTTGAAAGTGGTTATGAGTGTCGAATGCTTAAGCATTAATACACAATTTCCACACTGAGTATACTCATCATGGTCATTACTGAATAAAAAATAGTCCTAGTGCATTTTGGCATAACTTGAAGTGATAATATAAAAAACACTTTCAGTTGGTACCTGCAAGTTCATATATGAATCCACAGAGACGAGGAAACCTGAAAAAAacccaaaagaaaaaaaaatgcgATCATGATATTAACAAATCAGGAGACACCAATAGCACCAGAAAATGTCCATATACCACAAAATCTTAGAACTCAAGACTCAAGAGCACATGTCGCTTCATTACCTTTGTATTCCATTCCCCATTTGAGTTTTACCATTACAGGCTTCCCGGTCAAATTGTTCAAGAAAGGCTTCGGGTTTACTGGAACAGTCTGTAAGAACAAAAggtaaaaaagttttaaaatgcaGCAATTGTCAGCTGTACAACTTAAAGGCATATTATTACAGTTAACTGCTGTCAACACAACACTGCGAAATCTTCCAATAAAAAAACTTCCAAAGAAGTCTCTGCCTTTCAGCGCAATCAAGAAGAGAAAAGTTATGCTAAACAGGATAGTGTGATTATAATCACAAGCTCGAGCTTCtgtttgaaaaataaataaacactgGTCGTAGAGCAGGGAGGCCACGTGTTCAAGATGCAATTCCTGCATATTTCGTTGGGTCCATTTCTACGGTACTATGCAAACACATTTTATAAGGAATACTGAAGAAGCCAAAGATTTAATTTTCTTCAAGAACTGGAAATATAGTCCATTGTTGACAAAACTATAGCAACTCAACTCTAACCATTTGTCCGAAAAAGAAATCAGCACATATGACAATCCCGAGTACGTAAATTGCCTCAAGTTAAGTTAAACCCAAATCGTGATTTCTTTTTGTCTTCGATAAACAAGTACAAATCAGAATGGCCAAACTACTAATTCCTTTCCTCCATTACTTCTTCATCGGGACTAATACAACAATTGCACCACAAAGCTAATAGTATTTGCGATAAAAGAATTATACATATAACGACTTACAGCCATCGCAGAGATTTTTGGCAGTAGAGATTTCTCTCCGCTGTCGATTTTGGGAGTACAGATGGGGTTTAGGGCTTTCCCAATTAAAACGACGTCGTCTTCTCCACCATTTTTATGCTTATATTTATACTATTATCTATACTATCATCATATTAAATATGAGACCCTATTAATAACCGCTTTATGAATATCAACTTTCTTTCCTGTTttattctttttaatttttatatttattatttattattttattatatttgagCCCTTAATAATAACCGCTCTATTAGGACACCAACTTTCTTTCCTATTTTACTCTTtctcattttttatattatattttttcttaacaaataatattatattcccCATCATAAGAAAACTGCTcacgtgaaaaataatattatttcttcTCCAAACTAGCCAccgtgaaaaataatattatattcccCATCAGGACTCATGCAACGCGTGTGCCACGGTTACTAGTATTATATTAGCTAGCGCGAGTGCGTATGTGTTGCTTGCATGTCGAAATtattttgagtaggtctcttttATGATAATTTTACGAATTTTTATTGGTGAGATGAGTcaatcttatcgatattcacaataaaaagtaggcaaaaacttgtgtgagacggtctcacggatcttatttgtgagacggatctcttatttgggtcacccatgcaaaagtatcactttttatgctaagagtattactttttattgtgaatatgggtagggttgacccgtctcacagattatgatccgtgagacggtctcacatgagactcactctaaaaagtaatattttttcatagataacccaaataagaagGATCTGTCTCGCAAAATACCACTGCATGAGAACCGTCTCACAACAGTTttgtttattaattttttaataaatagttttgttaaaatattcgaaattaaatttcacaaaaaataaaaaaaaaattaatattttcttttcataataagtttttatatttgttttaccaaaattaaattttcatgaAGAAAAATACCGGAAATTTATGCCATTATAAATGGCTTGTAACTATGATATATATTTAGATAAATTAAGCTTAATGGTCTACGAAACTTATAGGAAAAAAATACATCAATCCAAATGCCATTGAAATATCGAAATGAACCTCCACTAGGTGGGTGTATATAGGAGCGTGAGAAACGGTGGTGTGGTTATGATTTACTCTACAAATGGGTCTATTTTCGATTTTAGGTTTTTGATATCTCTAGATGCAAAACCGAAACCGTAAAAAAAAACCGAAACAAATTTATTTAGGGTTCGGTCATTTGAGTACGGTTCGGTTTATACGACAGGTTATATACTGGTTAGCTAAATTTTgttacaaaataaaattatacgtcACTTTACTGCCTTTAAAATCTGAATCATAGTATTTTTCGAACATTTAATTTGTGAGACTTaactttttatataaaaattaaagaaatatatacagaaaataaaaaaacatcgaCTGGTGAGTGGtgagaaagaagaaaaaacgATCGGATTGAAAATTGAGAGATAAGATTCTAAGTTTTTAAATCTTAATAGgcccattatacataaaaaaatcTTATACTTATTAATAATATGacccattatacataaaaacctTATACTTAACAATAATATGGCAGGTTcgatttttcggttttttcaGGGGTTAAAACCGAAAACAGAATCGAAAAACtgaatttcataaattttaaaaccataatctaccgaaaaaccgataaaccgaaccatttaaaccgaattattcggttcggccggttttttcggttttcgggtTTTATGCCCACCCCTAGGTGTATAGGCCCACAAATATCCTCATGAATTCTCACTAACAAGGTTGAGATTTCAACATCAAGCTTTGTTAGGAAGATCTTATAATTAGTTTGCCTTGTGAACAAGATAAAAATAGATAATCATTGTGTAAAAAACCTTGTTGTTCTTTAGAGGGTGTCAATGTCAGTGATTTATTATTTTGTGCATCATTGTTGCCCCAGGGTAACCAATTCGATCATGCGATAATTTCAAGCTTTGTTGGTTAACAAACTTCTGGTTTGTGATAATGCTTGCTTTAACTGTTTTattgttgtaaaataaattCCAGAAGGGAGTGTACATAATTCTTCTTTTATCCGCTTCTGGCCAGATATAATAGACGTTATGCAAAGGtattcaaaattattttcattaaatGTTTCAATATGGTATCCATTTCGACGGATATCTTTAAAGCTAAGAAAATTTCTACTGAAtttgctagcatatagagcattTTAAATATACATTTTAAATTCACATTCACGATATTGTTGTTATAGCAGCACGTTTGATGCATGAAAAGTAAAGAATGTATTTTCTAACATGTCTTGATCAGTGACTTTCACTCCATAAAGTATTAGCGTAGAACTAGTCTTGAATAGTTCAAAGTTATAATCATTTACCGACTTAAAATCTTGTAAGCTTAGATGCATCCATTCATATCGGGTTCTTAGAAGAACTATAGTTCTCTTATGGTCAAATatgttttttagatttttttcaaAGCTCTCGTGTCTCTTTCACAGTGAGATATTTGACTTTCAACCCATCATTGAGGTGACGACGAAAGAAAATGAGTGCCTTCACACTGTTCTGTTGGGATATTTCATTTCCTTCTTTGATTGTATCTCCCAAATTCATAGAGATAAGGTGGACATCGACATCTAAAATCCATGACAAATAATTTTTTCCAGTCAAGTCAATTGCTTCAAATTCAAATTTGGTGATGTTCGTCATTGCAACTTGAAAAAAAGTGCATATAATTAGAACTTACaacaaaaacatattaaaattgtaGCATTTATAGAGTAAAATTATATTACTATAATCGAAAAgaaataacataataaattatGTAAAGATAACCCATGTTATCTATTTTACAAAGCAATTTGTCAGTATACTAGCATCAATaatgaattattttatctaaCAATTATCTAGTCTTCATTTTTGTATAGAATATATAAATAAACATAGTATAATGTAGGTTATTGATTTTGGTGTACATAGAATCGTGTTCAATTAATAATCTATATATCCATTTAAGAATAAATCAAATTTACAATATCGACAAATAATTTACCTCGTTCTTCAAGTAAACTACTAATAAGAAAATagtaaaaaatattgttttgtcTAATTAATATCAATTATAGTTTTGTGATTGATTCAAAACTTGTCATAAATCTATCACATACTAATATCGACACAAAATATTTTAGCGACtagttaaataataaaaaacaatataatTACTAAACAAGCAAGTCAATATAAGATAAGAAAGCTTAAATCAAAACaagaatatatttataatttatatcgAATCaatattcttgaaaaatattattgaaaCATATATCATTTATCAAAATTATTCGGTAATATGATAAcgttatattttatatcaatattattcatatatattgatagatctTTATGATTTTAGATCAAAATTTTTCGAGAATATTGATAaactttatatatttatattttatttataaaccTATCAATATTATCAACATAAAGTCGTGTTGTGTTACTTCAGGACATCAACATAAAattaaagagtgagtctcatgtgagaccgtctcacggatagtaatctgtaagacgggtacaactctacccatattcacaataaaattaatactcttagtataaaaaattatactttttcatgaataacccaaataaaagatccgtcacacaaatttgacccgtgagaccgtctcacacaagtttttgccaaaattaAATTGTGTTCTTCTTCAAGAGCATCAATCTAAACATATAATTTGTGCTACTTCGAAAACATCAATATTAAATCAAATAGTGTGCTTCTTCAAAAACATCCATTCAAGATtaagaataaattatttataaatttaatctTAAAAACATTCGTACTGATAAtgtattataaataatgaaaaatataaaaatgagaaaataaattgaaaTGCTTTATTCATCATTTGTTACGTCTTTATAAAACACATTTACAAAATTTGAATAATTGATAATAtaaaaaaggcaaaaacttgtgtgaaacggtctcacgggtcgtatttgtgagccgaatcttttatttgggtcacccataaaaaaatattactttttatgctaagagtattattttttattatgaatataagtagggttgacccgtctcacagattatgattcgtgagacggtctcacatgaaactcactctataaaaaaatattatttttatatcaataatCATCTCTAATATTTTATCTCTAATATTTTTACTATTAATCATATTATCGTTAATAATTATATACGGAACGGCTCACGTTCCGAATCTCAATGGCGTCATCTAACAATACAAATCCAGAACGAGCAGCAATCCACACCGTCAATATTTCATATAATCAACGGCCAAAACCACGATCCGTGTCAAAACTAAACGCCACCAACTGAAAACTCACCCCTAAATTCCTATATAACATACCTTCGCCGAGAGAGAATTTCATCGACCCCATCAATTCCGAATCCTATCTCGTAGTTAACGATCTGTGATTCGATTCAGTAGCAATGGCAGCCAAGGGAGAGAAAAAACCAGCCGAGAAGAAGCCCGCCGCCGAGAAAGCACCGGCGGAGAAGAAGCCGAAAGCCGGGAAGAAGCTACCCAAGGAGGGAGGTGCCGCGGCGGCCGGGGACAAGAAGAAGAAGCGGACGAAGAAGAGTGTGGAAACGTACAAGATCTACATCTTCAAGGTGCTGAAGCAGGTCCATCCAGATATCGGGATCTCGAGCAAGGCCATGGGTATAATGAACAGCTTCATCAACGATATCTTCGAGAAGTTGGCGCAGGAAGCATCTCGGCTAGCGCGATACAACAAGAAGCCGACGATTACTTCTCGCGAGATCCAGACCGCGGTCAGGCTGGTTCTGCCCGGGGAGCTTGCGAAGCACGCTGTTTCGGAAGGCACCAAAGCTGTAACCAAATTCACAAGTTCCTGAACAGTTCATCCTCGCAATGATTACCCTCTAGAAAAATTTGtaatgattttgaatttttagttgtaatttttggtttttatgtttttaatgtTAAATTTTGCTCCAGTTTCGCTGTTttgttttaatttcttttatctCCTACTTTATATTATCTaacaaaatgaaaatgaaatttaAAGTATAAAAAATAGGGTCATAAGAGTTGAACTAGTCACACGTTCTGATATTTattgaataaaatcaaaatttttgctccaagaaaattacaatttttctTACTTTTCGTAGTAGGATGTACAAATTTGAACTGTATAAAATAGTAAAGAGTTCACTCGGGTATTGATTGGTTTAATTActtataaatattaatataagtAATTTTATTATATCATTTGTTttgtataaatattatttatatgtatttatcgaattattaattatttatttcaaattaatttaaatcgtaaaataattaatcaaatcaataatatataattactatattatttttaataaataatattattaatattttatgatattttcagtaattttaaaattataatatcatattatctcgaatttaattcattaaatcaaacattatattaattattattatttttatttaatttattattacaaaatattttatatccaTATTATACAATGAACCAAAAAGAAAATGTACAAATTTATTGTAATAATTCTTCATATGAGTAAATATATTTGATGAATAAATTAAAgtaatatcatttaaaaaaaaccaaAGAATTGATATTATGCCACAAAACAATTTTGGACCATAAGTTTAGCTGTAAAAGTTCACCTTGAAAACACTTTTgaacaacattctttggcaaaTCATGTTTCTAGATATGATGAAATCCAATATTGTTTGGCGATATATAACATATGAAATTAGATCTTCAAAATAGAATTAAGGAATGCAGGATATTATAATTTCTATGTAAAATGAAAGTGACCGTTCACTTGATTTATGgctataaaatattcatttagaCGAAACTCTCCTTGAGCTGCGCGACAATCAGAAACTACCATTCCCATCCTtccaattatatattttttgccAGCGAGTTGGAGGGTCGTATCCGGTAAAATAAATACCATCTTCATTGGCTGCCCAGTAACAGACGCCACTGGAGCATTTAGAAGCCATATGGATATTGAAAACATCGAAATCTATGTTCTTGGGGCCTATTTGCGAGTCGTCCCACGAGAAATGGCAGAAGAATCGAGTTCTCCCGAAGATGTTCTGACAAAAAGACcagttgaaatctccgaacaacCCAAGTGTGTGATTCCCTAGGTCATCTTCCCCGGATCTACAGTGGAAACGTAATGACGAGTCACTGAAAATAGGAAGATGGTTTTGGACATGGACCTGAAATTTTTTGCTAAGTAAACAACTTAGTTTTTCTTGAGCACTGGCTGATGTCTGGAAAAAGAGCAATGTTAGAATCAAGAATGAAGCACAGTTTCTGGTTGTTGTACATGGATTCATTCTTGCTAGCTTGCTTGGCATCCGAGATATGAATTTTTTATGGTGCTTTTTTGACAAAGTTCATGTTCATTTGGTGTGgtatttatagattttttttaagGATGTTTTGTTTGAGTTTCGTCTAAGAACAAAAAAAGATGCATGTAAGGGATTAGAATCCTGAGACGGTCATGTTATTATAATCTTATAAATGTGGGGATCATGAAATTAATGAAATTTTTCTGGTCTTTTATTCGGTTTGGAAAAAAAATGGAATCTTGTGATGTCTCAAAGATATACATGAAATTTGAACTATATTAGCATGTTGTTGGACGATCCTTGCCAAAAACATTCAACTTTGTTGAGATAATTTTGACTGATACATAAATTCGTGCAAAACTTGACCAATTTAGATCCTTCTAAAAtgggaaaaaaattaaagaaaagagTAAAGATTGTAATATGAAAAAGTTCGATAGTGATGTGTACAAGcccaatataattatttaatctgACTCGATTAATTATTTGTTGGATTAATAAGAATAAGCAGCAATTTAATCAACCtaattcaattaattatcatCATTTTTTATAAAAGTTCTTTAGTTATCTGAGTTTTCTTTGAATTGGTTACTGACTTGAGTATCAGAGTGTCTATGACGGAAACCCTCCTTGCACCAACTTAACGAGTGCTCGTGACGCAGGTGACGTCCCGCAAATTAACTATATATTTCTCACGTGGATTCGTTTACCAGGTGAGGTGAGCTCATTTACCGGTCAAGTGGACCAGTTTACTAACCAGTCAGATCTCACGTCTACAGTTCTACGTGACTCATTAATTTTGGCGGCATAGATAGGATATTGTACCAAGTGTATATCTACCCGTGCACATTTTTTCTTGTACGTGAGCTACATGATTTTTTCCGTGTAATAACTACGTGCTTTTATCCCACATATAAGCAAACACTGATAGATGGTTGGATATATTTCATTTGAGAGAGAAAATGAATGACAAAAGAGTTCAAAGAGTTCCTGGTTACGGTTATATATAGCCAGTTAGCCCGGTTGGTCCTAATATTCTGGAGTTTGGCAGTGTAATTACATCGAAATCAAACGAGCATGAGATTTTTTGTTTCTCCTTTGGTTGCTGCTCAGTTTGCCGTCGAAACATATATTTTGACCCGGCCACCTGCCTTTGGCGATGGAATTGCGGTCATTGTTTTGACACGCAATGGCAAAAGAAACTTTCCATTGATGAGTGATAGTACAAGAGCCCTTCGTCTCAGTCGGGACTAATGCGAAAAATACATTTTCGGAGAGGATGTGATCAGCAAAAGACTTGATGATTGGTTTTATTCATTTGAGAACTTGAACCGGAGCTGCAAAATGAAGTTGGCTGGAGAAGTTTCGGCTGCTAATGTTCTTTGCTAGCTTGTAGCTAGCCAACATTCTTTTGCAAGATAGCTGTGTAGATACTGCTAAGTAATTCTTCGAGAACAGTTCTTCTGTAAGATGATGTAAGGAAGCACCGGAGGGGAAAACAAAAGAAATTAGAGCTTTCTGCTGTTCAAACAATCTAAAATATTTTCTGTGTTTTGTTTGTAATAGAAGATAGGGACAAATAAATTATGCGAACTGATTGTTTTGATGTCatgaattataaaaaagttaaaatcagtaaaataaatattataatttttataaatcatacCAAAGACCGGATAATTTCTCGTTAAAGCGAATTTTTGGACTAAACTAATAACTAGTCTCCTTCCGTGGGTATTTTATCAGGAGAGCTGCGCAACAATCCGAAACTACCATTCCCATCAGTCCAATTATACATTTTTCGCCAGTGATTTGGAGGATCGTATCCGGTGAAATAAATGCCATCTTCATTGGCTGCCCAGTAACAGACCCCGCTGAAGCAATTGTGAGCGAATTTGGTATTGAAGACGTCAAAAATCGTGTTCTTGGGCCCCCCACGCGAGCTCCACCAGAAAAGGCAAAAGAATCGAGTACTCCCGAACACGTTCTCGCAGAAAGACcagttgaaatctccgaacaacGGAAGTGTTTGATTCCCGAGATCGTCGTCCCCGATCGACAATGGAAACGTAGTGGCGAGTCACTGTAAAAAGGGAGATGATTCTGGACATGGATGTGGAATTTCTTGGTAAGGATACAGCTGAGTTTTTCTTCAGTACTGGCTGATGTTTGGGAAAAGATCAATGCCAGAATCAAGAACGATGCATAGTGCAACATTCTCTCTACTTGGCACTGCTTTCTCGACAAAGTTGTTATTTGTTTGACGTGGGATTTATAGGGTTTTAAGGATGTTTGGTTTGAATTTCGTCAGTTAATGAGAATCATATCGTCTTTGGAATCTGAGATTTTTTACTGGTTTCTTGATTAAGATCTTAGCGTGTATAGAAGTAGTAAATTGGTAAATTTTTAGTGGGCAGAATTTATAGTTTTTCAGTCATTGAGATGGTTGACCCAATCTTTTTGGTTTTGGACCAAATAAATTGACCAATTTTAACGGCACTGAAAGTTTATTCGCAAAAACTCGAGTGAGGTGGTTTtatgggtcgtattttatgaaacgagtctcttatttagatcatccatgaaaaaatattattttttatgctaagagtattgttTTTTATTCTGAATATCAGTGGGTTGATATGTGagattcgtgagatcatctcacaagagacatattgaaatttgtaaaaaaaattataattaaggAATGAGATTAAAAATCTTATTTTAaggtaaaaaatataatattaaaatgaataggttttttgtgagatgatctcatagATGACGTGTCTATCTGATGTATCTTTATaatgaaatataataattttgaaataaaaaaataatattttttcactaGTTGAGTTAAGTCAAAAATCCGTCGTACAAAATTGACTCGTGGAACCTGTGTGCACTCTCACAACTAAAGTTTATTAGGAGAGATCACCCATTGTGAGGCTTCTGGTACTTGGTactgatttatatttattgttgTATATTTCGAATCTTAATATATTTATCACTGAAAATGGCTGCCCAAC
This is a stretch of genomic DNA from Primulina eburnea isolate SZY01 chromosome 11, ASM2296580v1, whole genome shotgun sequence. It encodes these proteins:
- the LOC140805305 gene encoding probable small nuclear ribonucleoprotein F, translated to MATVPVNPKPFLNNLTGKPVMVKLKWGMEYKGFLVSVDSYMNLQLANAEEYIDGQCTGSLGEILIRCNNVLYLRGVPEDEEIEEADLD
- the LOC140805253 gene encoding histone H2B-like; translated protein: MAAKGEKKPAEKKPAAEKAPAEKKPKAGKKLPKEGGAAAAGDKKKKRTKKSVETYKIYIFKVLKQVHPDIGISSKAMGIMNSFINDIFEKLAQEASRLARYNKKPTITSREIQTAVRLVLPGELAKHAVSEGTKAVTKFTSS